A region of Epinephelus fuscoguttatus linkage group LG1, E.fuscoguttatus.final_Chr_v1 DNA encodes the following proteins:
- the aldh1l1 gene encoding cytosolic 10-formyltetrahydrofolate dehydrogenase, translated as MKIAVIGQSLFGQEVYKELRKDGHTIVGVFTIPDKDGKADPLATEAEKDGVVVFKFPRWRVKGQAIPEVVAQYKATGAELNVLPFCSQFIPMEVIDHPKHGSIIYHPSLLPRHRGASAINWTLIHGDKKGGFTVFWADDGLDTGPILLQRECDVEPNDTVNTIYKRFLFPEGVKGTVDAVRLIAEGKAPRITQPEEGATYECIQKKDNAKIDWNQSAEALHNWIRGNDKVPGAWAEVDGQKVTFYGSSLVDNGTSANGQPLEIIGASRPGIVTKAGLVLFGNDNKALLVKNLQFEDGKMIAAAQYFCSGGSAAVELTEEEKTFAEQMRAVWQSILTNVSQIQDSTDFFKCGAASMDVVRLVEEVKLRASNCQLQNEDVYMNCTFQDFIQMCVRKLRGEDDEEELVIDYVEKNINNMTIKMPHQLFINGEFVDAEGGKTYKTINPTDGMAICDVSLAQISDVNKAVAAAKEAFEEGEWGKMNPRDRGRLIYRLADLMEEHQEELATIEAIDSGAVYTLALKTHVGMSIQTFRYFAGWCDKIQGSTIPINQARPNRNLTFTKKEPIGVCAIVIPWNYPLMMLAWKTAACLAAGNTVVLKPAQVTPLTALKFAELAARAGLPKGVINILPGSGALVGQRLSDHPDVRKLGFTGSTEIGKHIMKSCAVSNVKKVSLELGGKSPLIIFSDCDMDKAVRMGMSSVFFNKGENCIAAGRLFVEDTIHDQFLKKVVEEVKKMKIGDPLDRSTDHGPQNHKAHLDKLVEYCQTGIKEGATLVCGGKQVQRPGFFFEPTVFTDVQDHMYVAIEESFGPVMIVSKFKSGEVDDVLRRANATEYGLASGVFTRDISKALYVSEKLNAGTVFVNTYNKTDVASPFGGFKQSGFGKDLGQEALNEYLKTKAVTIEY; from the exons ATGAAGATTGCAGTGATCGGTCAGAGTCTGTTTGGCCAGGAGGTTTACAAGGAGCTGAGGAAGGATGGCCACACCATCGTAGGAGTCTTCACCATCCCTGACAAGGATGGCAAGGCTGACCCACTGG CAACTGAGGCAGAGAAGGATGGTGTTGTTGTCTTCAAGTTCCCCCGCTGGCGTGTGAAGGGCCAGGCGATTCCAGAGGTGGTGGCTCAGTATAAGGCCACTGGTGCCGAGCTCAATGTCCTGCCCTTCTGCTCCCAGTTCATCCCCATGGAGGTCATCGACCATCCCAAACACGGCTCCATCATCTACCACCCCTCCCTGCTGCCTCGCCACAGGGGAGCCTCAGCTATCAACTG GACCCTGATCCATGGGGACAAAAAAGGCGGGTTCACAGTGTTCTGGGCTGATGATGGACTGGACACCGGACCCATTCTGCTGCAGAGGGAGTGTGATGTTGAACCCAACGACACTGTCAACACTATCTACAAGAGGTTTCTCTTCCCAGAGGGAGTCAAAGGCACT GTGGATGCTGTGAGGCTGATTGCAGAAGGGAAGGCCCCGAGAATCACCCAGCCAGAGGAGGGAGCCACATATGAGTGCATTCAGAAGAAAGACAATGCCAAG ATTGACTGGAACCAGTCTGCTGAGGCTCTCCACAACTGGATCAGAGGAAATGACAAAGTGCCTGGAGCCTGGGCTGAGGTTGATGGACAG AAAGTGACTTTTTATGGCTCATCTCTGGTGGATAATGGCACCTCAGCTAACGGTCAGCCCCTGGAGATCATTGGAGCCAGCCGCCCCGGTATCGTCACAAAGGCAGGCCTGGTGCTGTTTGGCAATGACAACAAGGCC cTGTTGGTGAAGAATCTTCAGTTTGAGGATGGGAAGATGATTGCTGCAGCACAGTATTTCTGCTCAGGGGGCAGTGCAGCTGTGGAGCTCACCGAGGAGGAGAAAACCTTCGCTGAACAGATGAGG GCAGTGTGGCAGAGTATTCTGACTAATGTCAGTCAGATCCAAGACTCCACGGATTTCTTTAAGTGCGGTGCTGCTTCCATGGATGTAGTCAG gctggtggaggaggtgaagcTTCGGGCCAGTAACTGCCAGCTGCAAAATGAGGATGTGTACATGAACTGCACTTTCCAGGATTTTATCCAGATGTGTGTCAGGAAGCTCCGAGGGGAGGACGATGAAGAGGAACTGGTCATTGACTAT GTGGagaagaacatcaacaacatgaCCATAAAGATGCCTCATCAGCTGTTCATTAATGGAGAGTTTGTTGATGCAGAGGGAGGAAAGACCTACAAGACAATAAACCCCACTGACGGCATG GCCATCTGTGACGTGTCTCTAGCCCAGATAAGTGATGTGAACAAGGCAGTGGCTGCTGCTAAGGAGGCCTTTGAAGAGGGAGAGTGGGGCAAGATGAACCCCCGAGACCGAGGCAGACTCATCTACCG ACTGGCTGACCTGATGGAGGAGCATCAGGAGGAGCTGGCCACTATCGAAGCAATCGACTCCGGAGCTGTTTACACTCTGGCCCTAAAGACTCACGTGGGCATGTCCATCCAGACCTTCCGCTACTTTGCCGGCTGGTGTGATAAGATCCAA GGCAGCACCATTCCCATTAACCAGGCCAGACCCAATCGCAACCTCACCTTCACCAAGAAGGAACCAATAGG AGTGTGTGCCATCGTGATTCCCTGGAACTACCCTCTGATGATGCTGGCTTGGAAGACAGCAGCCTGCCTGGCAGCCGGAAACACAGTTGTCCTCAAACCTGCTCAG GTGACTCCACTGACAGCACTTAAGTTTGCTGAGTTGGCAGCAAGAGCGGGACTGCCCAAAGGAGTGATTAATATCCTGCCTGGATCAG GTGCTCTAGTGGGTCAACGCCTGTCCGACCATCCTGACGTCCGTAAACTGGGCTTCACAGGCTCCACTGAAATTGGTAAACACATCATGAAGAG CTGTGCAGTCAGCAACGTGAAGAAAGTCTCTCTGGAGCTTGGAGGAAAATCCCCTCTCATCATTTTCAGTGACTGTGACATGGACAAGGCTGTGCGCATG GGCATGAGCTCAGTGTTCTTCAACAAGGGAGAGAACTGCATCGCAGCTGGCAGACTGTTTGTGGAAGACACTATTCATGACCAGTTTCTGAAGAAAGTG GTTGAGGAAGTCAAGAAGATGAAGATCGGTGATCCACTGGACCGCTCCACAGACCATGGCCCTCAAAACCACAAAGCCCACCTGGACAAACTGGTGGAGTACTGTCAGACCGGCATCAAGGAGGGAGCCACTCTGGTATGTGGTGGCAAACAGGTGCAGCGGCCAG GTTTTTTCTTCGAGCCCACAGTGTTCACTGATGTGCAAGACCACATGTACGTCGCTATAGAGGAGTCATTCGGCCCTGTCATGATTGTTTCCAAGTTCAAGAGCGG TGAGGTGGACGATGTCCTGAGAAGGGCCAATGCCACAGAGTACGGCCTGGCATCAGGTGTTTTCACACGGGACATCAGCAAGGCTCTGTACGTCAGTGAGAAGCTCAACGCCGGCACAGTTTTTGTCAACACCTACAACAAGACTGATGTGGCCTCGCCGTTTGGAGGCTTCAAACAGTCTGGCTTTGGCAAAGATCTGG